Proteins encoded by one window of Elaeis guineensis isolate ETL-2024a chromosome 12, EG11, whole genome shotgun sequence:
- the LOC105055479 gene encoding E3 ubiquitin-protein ligase HAKAI homolog has product MLQIRLSKGSAGDGGGAAAKPPPAVETVTVACPDHLVLADLPVAKSIGAVTSSGSTSVRSVGRRSRRHLGERVHFCVRCDFPIAIYGRLIPCEHAFCLTCARSDASCYLCEERIQKIQTIKIMEGIFICAAPHCLKSFLKRPEFESHIHENHADLLQPNAEREGGNGADARTSSTDLHKQSMLQEISTARAPPRSAFSPSSNAQLQDREERTRRHQSRDQPTPKPPLQPKPPLFHGRQQHQPGDPQLDNNPPPQGSDRPQNWIHQPQSFDNQSGLYQRRDSDQLPPDKLAGVPMEFSFSNYSALQLQPPQPPNYPIPVNTNPASMPPPSFSYPFPADGSQQFYSAPFEMPRPEMMPVSGSEQGSVLGFPPAPAGVASFAGSFPRPWGMGLVGMPSLMVGQGVPEGYMNVTDNQGRISEGLQPNHPQFGKELEHQGASATHSDGKGVLAAQPLSLQLPLPPPPPPPLPLPISNQLSTGNFSSFANVNQEGHNYGWQNDNRGFGNGPE; this is encoded by the exons ATGCTTCAGATCCGGCTGAGCAAGGGATCGGCGGGGGACGGCGGCGGGGCAGCGGCGAAGCCCCCGCCGGCGGTGGAGACGGTGACGGTCGCGTGCCCCGACCATCTCGTCCTGGCCGACCTCCCCGTCGCCAAGAGCATCGGCGCGGTTACCTCCTCCGGCTCCACCTCCGTCCGGTCCGTCGGCCGCCGCTCGCGCCGCCATCTCGGCGAGAGGGTTCACTTCTGCGTCCGTTGCGACTTCCCCATCGCCATCTACGGCCGCCTT ATACCCTGTGAACATGCTTTCTGTTTGACATGTGCAAGGAGTGATGCTAGCTGCTATCT TTGCGAAGAGCGAATTCAGAAGATTCAAACTATAAAGATAATGGAGGGCATCTTCATATGTGCAGCTCCTCACTGTCTGAAGTCCTTTCTGAAGCGACCAGAATTTGAATCACATATCCATGAAAACCATGCTGACCTTCTCCAACCAAATGCAGAGAGGGAAGGTGGGAATGGAGCAGATGCAAGAACTTCTTCAACGGACCTGCATAAGCAATCTATGCTGCAAGAGATATCCACTGCTCGTGCTCCACCAAGGTCAGCCTTCTCACCCAGTTCAAATGCTCAGCTCCAGGATCGTGAAGAAAGAACTCGTCGGCACCAGTCCAGAGATCAACCAACCCCGAAGCCACCACTACAGCCTAAGCCGCCATTGTTTCATGGCCGCCAACAGCACCAGCCAGGTGATCCACAGCTGGACAACAACCCCCCCCCTCAGGGCTCTGACAGGCCCCAGAACTGGATTCATCAACCTCAAAGCTTCGATAACCAGAGCGGTCTTTATCAGCGACGAGACTCTGACCAATTGCCTCCAGACAAGCTAGCCGGGGTTCCCATGGAATTTTCATTCTCCAATTACTCAGCTCTGCAATTGCAACCCCCGCAACCACCAAATTATCCAATACCTGTGAACACCAACCCGGCATCGATGCCACCTCCGTCATTTAGCTACCCTTTCCCTGCTGATGGATCTCAGCAGTTCTACAGTGCTCCTTTTGAAATGCCACGACCAGAAATGATGCCAGTGAGTGGGTCAGAACAGGGGTCGGTTTTGGGATTTCCTCCAGCTCCGGCAGGGGTAGCAAGTTTTGCAGGCAGTTTTCCTCGTCCATGGGGCATGGGCCTTGTTGGTATGCCTTCATTAATGGTGGGTCAAGGAGTACCTGAAGGTTACATGAATGTGACAGATAATCAAGGAAGAATTTCAGAAGGTTTACAGCCGAATCATCCTCAATTTGGCAAGGAATTAGAACACCAGGGTGCttcagctactcacagtgatggAAAGGGTGTGTTGGCAGCACAACCGCTATCTCTGCAATTGCCATTACCACCTCCACCACCACCTCCACTGCCACTGCCGATTTCAAATCAACTTAGTACGGGAAATTTCTCCAGTTTTGCCAATGTAAATCAAGAGGGCCACAACTATGGGTGGCAGAATGATAACCGTGGGTTTGGAAATGGTCCAGAGTAG